A stretch of the Arvicanthis niloticus isolate mArvNil1 chromosome 17, mArvNil1.pat.X, whole genome shotgun sequence genome encodes the following:
- the Dusp28 gene encoding dual specificity phosphatase 28 — translation MGTSEAALPPFARVAPALFIGNARAAGATELLVRAGITLCVNVSRQQPGPRAPGVAELRVPVFDDPAEDLLTHLESTCAAMEAAVRDGGSCLVYCKNGRSRSAAVCTAYLMRHRGHSLDRAFQMVKSARPVAEPNLGFWAQLQKYEQTLLAQAILPREPTDTE, via the exons ATGGGCACCTCTGAGGCCGCACTGCCGCCGTTCGCGCGCGTCGCCCCCGCGCTCTTCATCGGGAATGCGCGAGCCGCGGGTGCGACGGAGCTGCTGGTGCGCGCGGGCATCACTCTGTGCGTCAATGTCTCCCGACAGCAGCCCGGGCCGCGCGCACCCGGAGTGGCCGAGCTGCGCGTACCCGTGTTCGACGACCCAGCCGAGGACCTGCTGACACACCTGGAGTCCACCTGCGCCGCCATGGAGGCCGCGGTGCGCGACGGCGGCTCCTGCCTCGTGTACTGCAAGAATGGCCGCAGTCGCTCAGCCGCCGTCTGCACCGCCTACCTCATGCGGCACCGCGGTCACAGCCTGGATCGCGCCTTCCAG ATGGTGAAGAGCGCCCGCCCGGTAGCCGAGCCCAATTTGGGTTTCTGGGCTCAGCTGCAGAAGTATGAACAGACCCTTCTGGCCCAGGCCATCCTGCCCCGGGAACCCACTGATACAGAGTAA